From the Desulfovibrio sp. JY genome, one window contains:
- a CDS encoding response regulator — translation MQKKTSWTIILAGPLLILGIEAVLTFLAINGVVVPNPVLFLSLAIVLSAYLGGYAAGTLSVVIAFLFLLYYWSQPGHFLVYAPRDVSRLAVFLMTMPAMAFLVGALEKKNRTKLFEIEEKTRELEESKTRLQRAELVAETGNWEVALTDGTLSTSEGARRIYGMDPNRHYTLREVQHIPLPRYRPMLDAALTDLVARGIPYDVTFKIRRPVDNAVIDINSRATYDSTDNKIFGTIQDVTAQKQIEADLIESRQRAELANSAKTEFLANMSHEIRTPLNGILGMLQALEDTTPSAEQQRFIGAAIRASRRLTQLLNDILDLSRIETGKIRITPAPFKLSELVASIEELFSFSAQKKGLPLSFSVAPGIPDGLLGDAVRIRQILFNLIGNAIKFTSQGSVSLAIEPIRIGQQRIRLLFTVADTGIGIPETIMARICEPFTQAHPDTLPPTQGVGLGLSIVRKLTRLMDGEITLESREGHGTTASLSLPLELPRQPGTAVPRDALRPAEIPTPGLRILLAEDDRISAIACRHLLEHMGHTVVTAADGRQALDLFAKEDFDLVFMDIQMPTLDGVRATQEIRDRDAFGDKADTPIVAMTAYAMDGDGQRFLAAGMDDYIAKPMEKEVLKETIARVLREAGTGRRRPAPAAEEPHP, via the coding sequence ATGCAGAAAAAAACGTCCTGGACAATAATACTGGCCGGCCCCCTGCTCATCCTCGGCATCGAGGCCGTGCTGACTTTTTTGGCGATAAACGGCGTCGTCGTGCCCAACCCGGTCCTTTTCCTGTCACTGGCCATAGTCCTGTCCGCCTACCTCGGCGGGTATGCCGCGGGGACGCTCAGTGTGGTCATCGCCTTCCTGTTTCTCCTCTATTACTGGTCACAACCCGGCCATTTTCTCGTCTACGCCCCACGCGACGTCTCCCGGCTGGCCGTTTTCCTCATGACCATGCCGGCCATGGCCTTCCTGGTCGGCGCGCTGGAGAAAAAAAACAGGACGAAACTGTTCGAGATCGAAGAGAAGACCAGGGAGCTGGAAGAAAGCAAAACACGGCTGCAACGCGCCGAACTCGTGGCCGAGACGGGAAACTGGGAAGTCGCCCTCACGGACGGCACCCTCTCCACCTCGGAAGGGGCGCGACGCATCTACGGCATGGACCCGAACCGCCACTATACGCTTCGGGAGGTGCAGCACATTCCGCTGCCCCGATACCGCCCCATGCTCGACGCGGCCCTGACGGACCTCGTGGCCCGGGGCATCCCCTACGACGTCACGTTCAAGATACGCCGCCCGGTGGATAACGCCGTCATCGACATCAACTCGCGCGCCACCTATGATTCCACGGACAACAAGATTTTCGGCACCATCCAGGACGTGACCGCGCAAAAGCAGATCGAAGCCGACCTGATCGAATCCCGGCAGCGGGCGGAGCTGGCCAACAGCGCCAAGACCGAATTCCTGGCCAACATGAGCCACGAGATCCGCACACCCTTAAACGGCATCCTGGGCATGCTCCAGGCGCTCGAGGATACGACGCCCTCGGCCGAACAGCAGCGGTTTATCGGGGCCGCCATACGCGCCTCCCGGCGGCTGACCCAGCTTTTAAACGACATCCTGGACCTCTCGCGCATCGAGACAGGAAAGATCCGGATCACGCCGGCCCCCTTCAAGTTGAGCGAACTCGTCGCCTCCATCGAAGAGCTCTTCAGCTTCTCGGCCCAGAAAAAAGGGCTGCCCCTGTCCTTTTCCGTAGCCCCCGGCATTCCGGACGGCCTCCTGGGCGACGCGGTCCGGATCAGGCAGATTCTGTTCAACCTTATCGGCAACGCCATCAAATTCACCAGCCAGGGTTCGGTCTCCCTGGCCATCGAACCCATACGGATCGGGCAACAGCGCATCCGCCTGCTTTTCACCGTGGCCGACACCGGCATCGGCATCCCGGAAACGATCATGGCCCGGATCTGCGAACCCTTCACCCAGGCCCATCCGGACACGCTCCCCCCCACCCAGGGCGTGGGACTGGGGCTTTCCATCGTGCGGAAGCTCACCCGCCTCATGGACGGCGAAATCACGCTCGAAAGCCGGGAAGGCCATGGCACGACCGCTTCCCTGTCCCTGCCGCTGGAACTCCCCCGGCAGCCGGGAACGGCCGTGCCCCGCGACGCGCTCCGCCCCGCCGAGATACCCACACCGGGGCTGCGGATTCTCCTGGCCGAAGACGACCGAATAAGCGCCATCGCCTGCCGGCATCTCCTGGAACACATGGGGCATACGGTGGTGACGGCCGCGGACGGCCGACAGGCACTGGACCTGTTCGCCAAGGAGGATTTCGACCTCGTCTTCATGGACATCCAGATGCCGACCCTTGACGGCGTGCGGGCAACGCAGGAAATTCGGGACCGCGACGCTTTCGGCGACAAGGCGGACACGCCTATCGTGGCCATGACGGCCTATGCCATGGATGGCGACGGGCAGCGCTTCCTGGCCGCCGGAATGGACGACTACATCGCCAAGCCCATGGAAAAGGAAGTCCTGAAGGAAACCATCGCCCGCGTGCTGCGGGAAGCCGGGACGGGCCGCCGCCGACCCGCGCCCGCCGCTGAGGAGCCGCACCCGTGA
- a CDS encoding DinB family protein, producing MKDIFVTLSRYNRWANARLYAELAKLAPEQLTAKSEVNFGSMLAIANHLVLADRLWLNRLTGQGAPVTTVDAVPYPDLADLAAARNIEEERAVAFVRGLDPARLEDILRYTTTEGTAMATPLALCLAHFFNHQTHHRGQLHGLLGVCGIKAADIDLLGYTREAPE from the coding sequence GTGAAAGATATTTTCGTGACCCTTTCCCGCTACAACCGCTGGGCCAATGCACGGCTGTACGCCGAGTTGGCCAAGCTCGCGCCCGAACAGCTCACAGCCAAAAGCGAAGTCAATTTCGGGTCCATGCTCGCCATCGCCAACCACCTCGTGCTGGCCGACCGGCTGTGGCTCAACCGCCTGACCGGCCAGGGCGCGCCCGTGACGACCGTGGACGCCGTGCCCTACCCGGACCTCGCCGATCTGGCCGCCGCCCGGAACATCGAGGAGGAGCGCGCCGTGGCCTTCGTGCGCGGCCTCGATCCGGCCCGCCTGGAGGACATCCTGCGCTACACCACCACCGAAGGCACGGCCATGGCCACGCCCCTAGCCCTGTGCCTGGCCCACTTCTTCAACCACCAGACGCACCACCGGGGCCAGCTCCACGGCTTGCTCGGCGTCTGCGGCATCAAGGCGGCGGACATCGACCTGCTCGGCTACACGCGGGAAGCCCCGGAGTGA